A part of Paenibacillus sp. IHBB 10380 genomic DNA contains:
- a CDS encoding helix-turn-helix transcriptional regulator, translating into MSKSKRLMELMMTVNRKRRFKVQELADQFGVSKRTILRDLQELSELGVPLYSEVGPHGGYQVIRERVLPPIAFTEGEAVAMFFAVHALRHYSSLPFEAESASALSKFYLHMPGDVRDRIDSMKDRVDFITPTRRGDAPCLSILLDAAIHRKVLVIKYKSKDEGTSNRQIQPVGIYANNGFWYCTGYCFLRHGFRVFRCDRISEAVYDVTGMEPLDLGGIRLSRREVAKPREPIHLCAELSRAGVQRCEAELWLAPMLVVYEDGSGLIDTDVSRGDIPFLTEFFISLGNEAILQEPAELRDSIQSRLTELLAYY; encoded by the coding sequence ATGTCCAAATCGAAACGGCTGATGGAGCTAATGATGACGGTTAACCGTAAACGGCGGTTCAAGGTTCAGGAGCTTGCAGACCAATTCGGCGTCTCAAAGCGCACGATTTTGAGGGATTTGCAGGAATTGAGCGAGCTGGGGGTGCCGCTCTACTCAGAAGTAGGGCCGCATGGGGGCTATCAGGTGATAAGGGAGAGGGTGTTGCCTCCGATCGCATTCACGGAGGGTGAGGCCGTGGCAATGTTTTTTGCGGTTCATGCCCTGCGCCATTATTCCTCGCTGCCATTCGAAGCAGAATCCGCTTCTGCGCTAAGCAAGTTCTATCTCCATATGCCCGGGGACGTTCGCGACCGGATCGATAGCATGAAGGATCGGGTCGACTTCATTACGCCGACCAGGCGGGGCGATGCTCCCTGCTTATCCATTCTCCTTGATGCCGCGATTCATCGAAAGGTGCTTGTCATCAAGTACAAGTCTAAGGATGAAGGAACGAGCAATCGGCAGATCCAGCCTGTAGGTATCTATGCGAACAACGGTTTCTGGTATTGCACAGGTTACTGCTTCCTGCGCCATGGTTTCCGCGTATTCCGGTGCGACCGTATTAGTGAGGCGGTATATGACGTGACCGGTATGGAGCCGCTCGATCTGGGCGGCATCCGCCTTAGCCGGCGGGAAGTAGCCAAGCCGAGGGAGCCCATTCACCTTTGCGCAGAGTTGAGTCGAGCCGGTGTCCAACGGTGTGAAGCCGAACTGTGGCTTGCTCCAATGCTGGTCGTCTATGAAGACGGAAGCGGTCTGATCGATACGGATGTGTCCCGTGGTGACATTCCTTTTCTTACTGAGTTTTTCATTTCCCTGGGGAATGAAGCCATTCTGCAGGAGCCAGCGGAATTGAGAGATTCAATCCAAAGCAGGCTTACTGAGTTGTTGGCTTATTACTAA
- a CDS encoding LysR family transcriptional regulator yields the protein MNLIKYQIFSKVVEIGSLTKTGEILNLTQSAISHAISSLELEFGLSLLIRNRSGIRLTNDGERLIPHIREILQLNEKLNQEVAALKGVEIGTVKIGTFSSVSIQWLPQIIKQFQNQFPHIEIKLLDGNYYEIEEWIADGSADLGFVNLPTREAFHVVPLQKDRMVCIMWSNHPLERQSTIRLEQLIDEPFIMPIAGCDTDVKRIFSQNKLTPRIKYELEDDHAIIAMVQNGLGLSILPEMILSQLPGNVCCRPLEGEYYRSIGIAADTFKNASPAAKKLIEFITQWITHRAPN from the coding sequence ATGAATCTAATTAAATATCAGATTTTCAGTAAGGTAGTCGAAATCGGTAGTCTTACCAAAACAGGAGAGATATTGAATTTAACACAATCAGCAATCAGTCATGCGATTTCTAGCTTGGAACTTGAGTTCGGACTGAGTCTTCTTATAAGGAACAGATCGGGTATCCGGCTAACCAACGATGGCGAACGCTTGATCCCACATATCAGAGAAATCCTACAACTTAATGAAAAACTAAATCAAGAAGTAGCTGCGTTAAAGGGAGTCGAAATCGGTACAGTGAAGATAGGTACTTTCTCTAGTGTATCGATTCAATGGTTGCCCCAAATCATTAAACAATTTCAGAATCAATTTCCTCATATTGAAATAAAACTACTTGATGGTAACTACTATGAAATAGAAGAATGGATTGCAGATGGATCTGCTGATTTGGGATTTGTAAATCTGCCTACTCGAGAAGCATTTCATGTGGTACCCCTTCAAAAAGATAGGATGGTGTGCATTATGTGGTCGAATCACCCCCTCGAACGCCAATCAACCATCCGTCTAGAGCAATTGATTGATGAACCTTTTATCATGCCAATTGCGGGTTGTGACACCGATGTAAAGCGAATTTTCTCGCAAAATAAACTTACACCAAGAATCAAATATGAATTAGAAGATGACCATGCCATAATCGCCATGGTACAAAACGGTTTAGGGTTAAGTATTCTCCCCGAAATGATTTTGTCACAACTCCCAGGCAATGTATGTTGCCGCCCATTGGAAGGAGAGTATTATCGTTCTATTGGCATTGCTGCCGATACTTTTAAAAATGCCTCTCCAGCTGCAAAAAAGCTAATTGAATTCATTACACAATGGATCACACATCGTGCCCCCAACTAA
- a CDS encoding antibiotic biosynthesis monooxygenase family protein, whose amino-acid sequence MVHESNGSYYAVIFSSQRTEGENGYNIMAEKMEELATQQPGFLGVESVRDPSGVGITISYWESLDAISNWKQHQSHKVAQEKGKQDWYQNYKIKICKVEREYSF is encoded by the coding sequence ATGGTTCATGAATCAAACGGATCATATTATGCAGTCATATTTTCAAGTCAACGCACGGAGGGGGAAAACGGATATAACATCATGGCTGAAAAAATGGAGGAGCTTGCAACCCAACAACCTGGGTTTTTAGGAGTAGAAAGTGTCAGGGATCCTTCAGGAGTTGGTATTACCATTTCCTATTGGGAGAGCCTGGATGCGATTAGTAACTGGAAGCAGCATCAATCTCACAAAGTTGCTCAGGAGAAAGGTAAGCAAGATTGGTACCAAAATTACAAAATCAAAATTTGTAAAGTTGAAAGAGAGTATTCCTTTTAA
- a CDS encoding DEAD/DEAH box helicase has protein sequence MNIQLTTDVIRTWCGKTSYDKGETYYLAGKVLFTTFDQESDIYRAAVTGNSSEQVTVSAEPDGEVQAECTCPTLSSYPFYCQHIAAVLMGLYDIQEQGSSAMSLSSAKSYMEDDLPRIVDGGLELTNFVLELFTDKKLRSSRARPYFDSRTSLDVEFICRLVANGYNRYMFSIEMKLGPKRLYVVQKIRDFLEAIDRGESYVFSKHFTYDPEIHNFSQANDDVIRQLIHMYNSEQMYRESSNLDSNQRIKTNDRMLRITPIYWDKLLVLLGKATSVKLEHNRVIYDGIAVSEETMPLHFEFDQVQVGGYELDIQGLDNIVVMESYGMAVSEGKLMKLSSEQCKRLAELKYRLEISHKHRIQIPQEQLELFVDNVIPGLMKLGSVHIAKSVSDRMIHTPLKAKLYLDRVKNRLLAGLEFHYGDIMINPLEVESPTSSNERILVRNGDHETSILALMEHSSFYKTEGGYFLTDEDAEYEFLVYVVPQLEKLVEIYVTTAVKEKIHRGHTAPSIRVNADSRNDWLEFQFDIAGVAEAEVRNLLESLETKRKYYRLPNGALLPLEAEEFQEIIRFMNDMNIGTGEVIGNTLRLPLVHGLHLMDVHKEGNTVKLGKSLRRLLENMRNPDLLDFSVPESLAPVLRDYQQYGYQWMKMLAHYRFGGILADDMGLGKTIQSIAFIVSVLPEIRSQKMPALIVAPASLTYNWRNELKKFAPEVRTHIVDGSQEERSRVLQDTSEVDIIITSYPLLRRDINAYAKLSFHTLILDEAQMFKNYTTQTAQTVRKIQARHRFALTGTPIENSIEELWSIFNVVFPALFSTKKEFAALTRDSVAKRIRPFLLRRLKSDVLKELPERIESLLVSELLPDQKKLYMAYLAKLKHETLKHLNDKSFHKNKVKILAGLTRLRQLCCHPALFVEGYTGSSAKFEQLLETIDECRRAGKRMLIFSQFTGMLGLIGRELGEQRVPYFYLDGNTPASERVELCNRFNEGERELFLISLKAGGTGLNLTGADTVILYDLWWNPAVEAQAEARAHRIGQNKVVQVIRLVAQGTMEEKMYELQQNKKNLIEEVIRSGEETSSVLSEQEIREILMID, from the coding sequence GTGAATATTCAGTTGACTACCGACGTCATTAGGACGTGGTGCGGAAAAACCTCTTACGATAAAGGAGAGACCTATTATCTAGCTGGCAAAGTACTTTTTACTACTTTCGATCAAGAATCTGATATTTATAGAGCCGCCGTTACAGGAAACAGTAGTGAACAGGTAACGGTTAGCGCAGAGCCAGACGGAGAGGTGCAAGCGGAATGCACCTGTCCGACGTTATCCTCCTATCCATTTTATTGCCAACATATCGCTGCCGTGTTAATGGGTCTCTATGATATTCAGGAGCAGGGAAGTTCGGCGATGTCTTTGAGTAGTGCTAAATCTTATATGGAGGATGACCTTCCAAGGATTGTAGATGGGGGACTTGAATTGACTAACTTTGTGCTGGAGTTGTTCACCGATAAGAAGTTACGATCAAGCCGGGCCAGGCCCTATTTCGACTCTCGGACTTCCCTAGATGTGGAGTTTATTTGTAGGCTTGTTGCTAACGGTTATAACAGGTATATGTTCAGCATTGAAATGAAGCTTGGCCCTAAACGTTTGTATGTTGTACAGAAAATAAGAGACTTTCTTGAAGCCATAGATCGTGGGGAGAGTTATGTATTCTCCAAGCATTTTACTTATGATCCGGAGATCCATAATTTCTCGCAAGCAAATGATGATGTGATTCGCCAGCTCATCCATATGTATAACAGTGAGCAAATGTACCGTGAGTCATCGAATTTGGATTCCAATCAGAGGATTAAGACGAACGACAGGATGTTAAGGATTACTCCTATCTACTGGGACAAGCTGCTTGTCTTGCTAGGTAAGGCTACATCTGTAAAATTGGAACACAATCGAGTGATATATGATGGAATTGCTGTATCCGAAGAAACTATGCCACTTCATTTCGAGTTTGATCAAGTGCAGGTAGGTGGCTATGAATTAGATATCCAAGGATTGGATAATATCGTTGTGATGGAGTCTTATGGTATGGCTGTATCAGAGGGTAAGCTGATGAAGTTATCGTCTGAACAGTGTAAGCGACTCGCTGAACTGAAGTATAGGTTAGAAATTTCCCATAAGCATCGCATTCAGATCCCACAGGAGCAGTTAGAATTATTTGTGGATAACGTGATACCGGGTCTTATGAAGCTGGGTAGTGTACACATCGCCAAATCCGTATCTGATCGCATGATACATACACCTCTAAAAGCTAAGCTATATTTGGATAGAGTCAAAAATAGACTATTGGCGGGTCTGGAATTTCACTATGGTGATATCATGATTAATCCTCTAGAAGTAGAAAGCCCCACAAGCAGCAATGAACGTATTCTTGTGCGGAATGGGGATCATGAAACATCCATTTTGGCGTTGATGGAGCATAGTTCTTTTTATAAGACAGAAGGTGGCTATTTCTTAACGGATGAAGATGCAGAATACGAATTTCTGGTCTATGTGGTTCCGCAGTTAGAGAAGTTGGTGGAGATCTACGTTACCACGGCTGTAAAAGAAAAAATCCACAGGGGGCATACTGCTCCGAGCATAAGGGTAAATGCGGATTCACGAAATGATTGGCTGGAATTTCAATTTGATATAGCCGGAGTTGCAGAGGCGGAGGTTCGTAATCTGTTGGAGTCCCTTGAGACTAAGCGTAAATACTATCGCTTACCGAATGGTGCGCTATTGCCACTAGAGGCAGAGGAATTTCAAGAGATTATACGTTTCATGAACGACATGAATATCGGAACAGGGGAAGTGATAGGGAATACCCTTCGTCTTCCACTTGTCCACGGACTTCATCTAATGGATGTTCACAAGGAAGGGAATACGGTTAAATTAGGTAAATCGTTACGACGTCTCCTCGAGAATATGCGAAATCCAGATCTTCTTGATTTCTCTGTTCCTGAGAGTCTTGCCCCTGTGCTTCGTGATTATCAGCAGTATGGATATCAATGGATGAAGATGCTCGCCCATTATCGATTTGGTGGTATTCTGGCGGATGATATGGGGCTTGGAAAGACTATACAAAGTATTGCATTTATTGTCTCCGTACTACCTGAGATCCGAAGTCAGAAGATGCCAGCCCTGATCGTCGCTCCGGCTTCACTTACGTATAATTGGAGGAATGAACTGAAGAAGTTCGCACCAGAGGTTCGGACCCACATCGTTGACGGTAGCCAAGAGGAGCGTAGCCGTGTGTTGCAGGATACATCTGAGGTAGACATCATCATTACCTCCTATCCACTGCTGCGCAGAGATATTAATGCGTATGCCAAGTTGTCATTTCACACGCTGATTTTGGATGAGGCTCAGATGTTTAAGAACTATACGACACAAACAGCGCAGACGGTAAGGAAGATTCAAGCTCGGCATCGTTTCGCCCTTACGGGTACGCCGATAGAGAATTCAATTGAAGAATTGTGGTCTATATTTAATGTGGTCTTTCCTGCGTTATTTTCAACTAAAAAGGAATTCGCTGCTCTAACTAGAGATAGCGTAGCGAAGAGGATTCGTCCGTTTTTATTACGACGGCTTAAAAGTGATGTGTTGAAGGAGCTGCCTGAAAGAATCGAATCGCTGTTGGTTTCCGAATTGTTGCCTGATCAGAAGAAGCTGTATATGGCTTATTTGGCAAAGTTAAAGCATGAGACACTGAAGCATCTGAATGATAAATCTTTTCACAAAAATAAGGTGAAGATCCTAGCCGGTCTGACGAGACTCCGCCAATTGTGCTGTCATCCAGCTCTATTCGTTGAAGGCTACACAGGGAGTTCAGCTAAGTTCGAGCAACTGCTGGAGACGATAGACGAATGCCGACGTGCAGGGAAAAGAATGCTAATATTCTCGCAATTTACAGGGATGTTAGGGTTAATCGGTAGAGAACTTGGTGAACAAAGGGTGCCTTATTTCTACCTGGATGGCAATACTCCTGCGTCTGAACGAGTCGAACTATGCAACAGATTTAACGAAGGTGAACGCGAATTATTCCTTATTTCATTAAAAGCCGGAGGCACAGGACTTAACTTAACGGGAGCGGATACGGTTATCTTGTATGACCTATGGTGGAATCCTGCAGTGGAGGCACAGGCTGAGGCACGAGCCCATCGTATCGGGCAGAACAAGGTTGTCCAAGTCATACGCCTTGTTGCCCAAGGCACGATGGAAGAAAAGATGTATGAACTCCAACAGAATAAGAAGAATTTGATCGAAGAAGTGATTAGATCGGGGGAAGAAACATCATCCGTTCTGTCGGAGCAGGAGATTCGGGAAATTTTGATGATAGACTAG